From one Luteolibacter sp. SL250 genomic stretch:
- a CDS encoding arylsulfatase produces the protein MKWLPLWLLLACRLMAADAPRPNIVIILADDLGWGDAGCYAADSKIPTPNLDKLAASGMRFTNAYCPVSVCSPSRYALMTGSYPWRSWKKRGVLGNWDRPMIEKDQLSLPGMLKKAGYATGGFGKWHLGAEYPTTDGKPPVGRGDFKGKGTNIDLKRPIMEGPMDRGFDEWRGMICSSELLMVDGRQPSARIHHELYKPLEMPGYTDLPALNLEDLLPRASGQAIDFIGRRAGGKEPFFLYFAPYVPHIPLAVGEGFRGKTKAGDYGDYVHQLDHHIGLLLAALEKSGQRENTLVIFASDNGSQFETTGEGHRPNAHLRGGKWMIHEGGVRTPFIASWPGRIPAGTVSDALLALNDMPATLAPLAGADLPPGAAPDSLDLSPLLLGKPPAEPIRREVMMRASAPDGALRQGDWKYVKRGGKKAREELYDLAADPSEKKDLAASEPARLKEMAARFKSLMEQSQQDAE, from the coding sequence ATGAAATGGTTGCCGCTCTGGCTTCTCCTGGCATGCCGCCTGATGGCGGCGGACGCTCCCCGGCCGAACATTGTCATCATCCTGGCGGACGATCTCGGCTGGGGGGACGCAGGCTGCTACGCCGCGGATTCCAAAATCCCCACGCCGAACCTCGACAAGCTGGCCGCCTCCGGCATGCGGTTCACCAACGCCTACTGTCCGGTCTCCGTCTGCTCACCCAGCCGCTACGCCCTCATGACAGGAAGTTATCCTTGGCGCAGTTGGAAAAAGCGCGGCGTGCTGGGGAACTGGGACCGCCCGATGATTGAAAAAGACCAGCTCTCCCTGCCCGGCATGCTGAAGAAAGCCGGCTATGCCACCGGCGGATTCGGCAAATGGCATCTGGGCGCGGAGTATCCCACGACGGACGGAAAGCCGCCCGTGGGCCGCGGCGACTTCAAGGGCAAGGGCACCAACATCGACCTGAAGCGTCCCATCATGGAAGGTCCGATGGACCGGGGCTTCGACGAATGGCGCGGCATGATCTGCTCCAGCGAGCTGCTGATGGTGGACGGCAGGCAGCCTTCCGCCCGCATCCACCATGAACTCTACAAGCCGCTGGAGATGCCCGGTTACACGGATCTGCCCGCGCTCAATCTGGAAGACCTGCTACCGCGCGCCTCCGGCCAGGCCATCGACTTCATCGGCCGCCGGGCGGGCGGAAAGGAACCGTTCTTCCTCTACTTCGCCCCCTATGTACCACACATCCCCCTCGCGGTCGGGGAAGGATTCCGTGGCAAAACCAAGGCCGGGGACTACGGTGACTACGTCCACCAGCTTGACCATCACATCGGGCTGCTGCTGGCGGCGCTGGAGAAGTCCGGGCAGCGGGAGAACACGCTCGTCATCTTCGCCTCCGACAATGGTTCCCAGTTCGAAACCACGGGGGAAGGCCACCGCCCCAACGCCCACCTGCGCGGTGGGAAATGGATGATCCACGAAGGCGGCGTCCGCACCCCCTTCATCGCCTCATGGCCCGGCAGGATCCCGGCAGGCACCGTGTCCGATGCGTTGCTGGCCCTCAACGATATGCCCGCCACCCTCGCTCCGCTCGCCGGTGCGGACCTCCCTCCGGGTGCCGCCCCTGACAGCCTGGACCTCTCCCCCCTCCTCCTCGGCAAGCCCCCTGCGGAACCGATCCGGAGGGAGGTGATGATGCGCGCCTCCGCACCGGACGGCGCCCTGCGGCAGGGAGACTGGAAGTATGTGAAACGCGGCGGGAAAAAAGCGCGCGAGGAACTCTACGACCTGGCGGCGGATCCCTCCGAGAAAAAGGACCTCGCCGCCTCCGAACCCGCACGCCTGAAGGAAATGGCCGCCCGCTTCAAGTCACTGATGGAGCAGTCCCAGCAGGACGCGGAGTGA